The following are from one region of the Syngnathus acus chromosome 10, fSynAcu1.2, whole genome shotgun sequence genome:
- the LOC119129478 gene encoding astrocytic phosphoprotein PEA-15, which produces MAEYSSLLSDLSDNITNEDLEQLKSACKEDIPEEHSNAITSSKEWFSYLEKNDKLAHDNLSYMEHIFEISRRPDLLTRVIEYRTTVLKIDEDDEIDTKLTRIPSAKKYKDIIRQPSEDEIIKLAPPPKKA; this is translated from the exons ATGGCCGAGTACAGCTCTCTGCTCAGCGACCTCTCGGACAACATCACCAACGAGGACCTGGAGCAGCTCAAGTCAGCTTGCAAAGAGGACATCCCCGAGGAGCACAGCAACGCCATCACGTCCAGCAAGGAGTGGTTCAGCTACCTGGAGAAGAACGACAAGCTGGCCCACG ACAACTTGTCGTACATGGAGCACATCTTTGAGATCTCGCGGCGTCCCGACCTCCTGACCCGCGTGATCGAGTATCGCACCACCGTGCTCAAAATCGACGAGGACGACGAGATCGACACCAAGCTCACGCGCATCCCCTCGGCCAAGAAGTATAAAG ACATCATCCGCCAGCCATCTGAAGACGAGATCATCAAGTTGGCTCCGCCCCCTAAAAAGGCATGA